From the genome of Rhizophagus irregularis chromosome 29, complete sequence, one region includes:
- a CDS encoding mitochondrial 54S ribosomal protein uL16m: protein MGHIFIMFSLSFKKLKFPLIHYSAAYAKLTSKFSLYSLLTKRNFLLFKNNQNLSPSISLPTTFFLQRRYRAEFAPRRTKYRKAHKGRVPVRIGGSTKGNTIAFGSFGLRVKDGVRLSSAQLTAAHTVIKRKIKVIKGSQVWMRVFPDIPVTSKGNETRMGKGKGSFEYYACRVPMNKILFEIGGGNIRKEVAKEALRLASDRLPVKTEFVDKDAELKQLKQEQKKIEKKIETNKIIHIQ, encoded by the coding sequence ATGGgccatatttttataatgttctctttatcttttaaaaaattaaaatttcctcTAATACATTATTCTGCAGCATATGCAAAATTGACATCGAAATTTTCACTTTATTCTCTTcttacaaaaagaaattttcttttatttaaaaataatcaaaatttatcacCTTCTATATCTTTACCGACCACATTCTTTCTTCAACGTCGTTACCGAGCGGAATTCGCTCCACGTCGTACAAAATATCGAAAGGCTCATAAAGGAAGAGTACCAGTACGGATAGGTGGTTCAACAAAAGGAAATACGATAGCGTTCGGTTCCTTTGGCTTGAGAGTAAAAGATGGTGTAAGATTATCTTCAGCTCAATTAACAGCTGCTCATACtgttattaaaagaaaaattaaagttattaaaggTAGTCAGGTTTGGATGCGTGTTTTTCCTGATATACCCGTTACTTCTAAAGGTAATGAAACTAGAATGGGTAAAGGAAAGGGttcttttgaatattatgCTTGTAGAGTTccaatgaataaaattttatttgaaattggtggtggaaatattagaaaagaaGTTGCTAAAGAAGCTTTAAGATTAGCTTCTGATAGATTACCTGTTAAAACTGAATTCGTGGATAAGGACGCtgaattaaaacaattaaaacaagaacagaaaaaaattgaaaagaaaatagaaactaataaaattattcacatacaataa
- a CDS encoding Ubiquitin-conjugating enzyme E2 7 encodes MYESSRNMASTALKRLLTEYKELTLNAPEGITAGPVSEDSFFEWEALIAGPEGTPYEGGIFPAVLKFPTDYPLSPPTMKFTCEMFHPNIYPDGMVCISILHPPGDDPNMYESSSERWSPVQSVEKILLSVVSMLAEPNDESGANIEACKIWRSDREEFNRIVRDSVRKTLGL; translated from the exons ATGTATGAAAGCTCAAGAAATATGGCTTCTACAGCACTTAAACGGTTATTAACCGAATACAAAG AATTGACCCTCAATGCTCCGGAAGGTATTACTGcag ggCCAGTCTCCGAAGATTCATTTTTCGAGTGGGAAGCATTAATAGC AGGGCCAGAAGGAACACCATATGAAGGTGGTATCTTTCCTGCTGTGCTCAAATTTCCCACAGATTATCCCCTCTCCCCGCCAACAATGAAATTTACATGTGAAATGTTTCATCCTAATA tTTATCCCGACGGAATGGTTTGTATATCGATTCTTCATCCTCCAGGTGATGATCCAAATATGTATGAAAGTAGTTCAGAGAGATGGTCACCGGTTCAAAgtgttgaaaaaattttattgagtGTAGTTAGTATGTTGGCAGAACCTAATGATGAAAGTGGTGCTAATATCGAGGCTTGT aaaatttgGAGAAGTGATCGTGAAGAATTTAATAGGATTGTCAGAGATTCCGTTAGAAAGACACTTggattgtaa